From a region of the Candidatus Rhabdochlamydia porcellionis genome:
- a CDS encoding ExbD/TolR family protein, whose product MNLIPEEELKRYNHLNLAPMIDFLFLIVAVFAVIAVTRASLFDREISLVKVQTKTDAPIPQDNRYTVHLSINNKGEYKWITEFNEYLISCPLDVQLELKKQQELGLLPKDTLKTQVLLHIDKQAMWEPIVQLIFAVKQAGFQIHPVYESE is encoded by the coding sequence ATGAACTTAATCCCCGAAGAAGAACTCAAAAGATACAACCATCTTAATTTAGCTCCTATGATTGATTTTTTGTTTTTAATCGTAGCTGTTTTTGCAGTGATTGCGGTTACTCGAGCCAGCCTTTTTGATCGTGAGATCAGTTTAGTTAAGGTCCAAACAAAAACAGATGCCCCTATTCCTCAAGACAACCGCTATACCGTGCATTTGAGTATAAATAATAAGGGAGAGTACAAATGGATCACAGAATTTAATGAATATCTGATTTCTTGCCCATTAGATGTACAATTAGAGCTTAAAAAACAACAAGAACTCGGCCTTTTACCCAAAGATACGCTAAAAACACAAGTTCTCTTACATATCGACAAACAAGCAATGTGGGAACCTATTGTTCAGCTGATCTTTGCTGTAAAGCAAGCTGGGTTCCAAATCCACCCTGTTTATGAAAGTGAATAA
- a CDS encoding MotA/TolQ/ExbB proton channel family protein produces MKLKSILVVGLMQLNVLYANPAELDTSDLVTIEQEFSLLDQELNSVKEQLIALEEDAHLDTSSRETSDETSFTQLQESISDFPSKMMVIDFKQAFSGAPLIYMLLFGMSTFALCLWFYCLSSLRNSTKVSQSLVDTLRSQVTRHNFDEALGICKQEKTLFCHLVTTGIHSRRYGFPVMVEIMKAEGKRVTATFWQRINLLNDIAIIAPMLGLLGTVFGMFYAFYDVNRSIESVSMLFDGLGISVGTTVVGLIVAILALILHSSAKYRLVKTLVLVESETHQIASLIDAQNKSTNI; encoded by the coding sequence ATGAAGTTAAAGTCTATTTTAGTTGTTGGCTTAATGCAGCTTAATGTTTTGTATGCCAACCCTGCAGAACTCGATACCTCAGATCTTGTAACAATTGAGCAGGAATTTTCTTTACTCGATCAAGAATTAAACAGTGTCAAAGAACAGCTCATTGCTTTAGAAGAAGATGCTCATTTAGATACTTCATCTAGGGAAACTTCAGACGAGACCTCATTTACACAGCTGCAAGAGTCAATTTCTGACTTTCCTTCAAAGATGATGGTAATTGACTTTAAACAGGCATTTTCTGGAGCACCTCTCATCTATATGCTTTTATTTGGAATGTCCACATTTGCTCTTTGCTTATGGTTCTACTGTCTATCTTCTCTGCGTAATAGTACAAAAGTTTCTCAATCTTTAGTCGATACGCTTCGTTCTCAAGTAACCCGTCATAATTTTGACGAAGCTTTAGGGATATGTAAACAAGAGAAAACGCTATTTTGTCATTTGGTAACAACGGGTATTCATTCCAGGCGCTACGGGTTTCCAGTAATGGTTGAAATCATGAAAGCAGAAGGCAAAAGAGTTACCGCAACATTTTGGCAAAGAATTAATTTACTTAATGATATTGCTATTATTGCCCCTATGCTCGGTTTATTAGGCACTGTTTTTGGCATGTTTTATGCTTTTTATGATGTCAATCGATCTATAGAGAGCGTTTCTATGCTATTCGATGGACTCGGAATTTCTGTAGGTACTACCGTTGTTGGATTAATTGTAGCTATTTTAGCGCTTATTTTACATTCTTCTGCTAAATACAGATTGGTAAAAACATTAGTATTAGTAGAGAGTGAAACCCATCAAATAGCTTCTCTCATCGATGCTCAAAACAAGAGTACAAATATATGA
- a CDS encoding glucose-6-phosphate isomerase: MTFFHHLPSVAQLYDLAKDPVDLTKEGVLTAKRIDNMMLEGLGLKLFYATEKVSEKDIFVLCQLAEEAQAVKKMTDMQNGQVINFIKGFPSENRPAMHTAVRDFFEQCNTSLEAKQATELGYKELEKLRFFLDEIEKKSQITTVIQIGIGGSDLGPEAIYLALEAFHKPDRKVYFLSNIDPDEGARIFQQVDLEKTLVVVVSKSGTTLETMTNEQFAREKFKQAGLTTKHHFVAVTGKRSPMDNKEQYMDCFYIWDYIGGRYSVTSMVGAFVLAFSLGMDRFLDFLKGANAMDKIALGSDPYANLPLMSALLGIWNRNFLGFPTTAIIPYSQALSRFPAHLQQLDMESNGKSIDKAGHFVEYDTGPIIWGEPGTNSQHSFFQSIHQGTTVVPIEFIGFKENQYKEDIFYQHTTSQEKLLANLFAQSIALAIGQKSDNPNTFFSGNRPNRILLADKLDPFTMGAILAFYEHKIVFQGFIWNINSFDQEGVQLGKNLASKMLEQFSLQRQGKSMDTKGFPLGVAYLEHLSFGS, translated from the coding sequence ATGACTTTTTTTCATCATTTACCATCAGTTGCTCAATTATATGATCTTGCTAAAGATCCGGTTGATTTAACAAAAGAAGGGGTCTTAACTGCTAAACGCATTGATAATATGATGTTAGAGGGATTAGGACTTAAATTGTTTTATGCAACAGAAAAAGTTAGTGAGAAAGATATTTTTGTTTTGTGCCAACTAGCCGAAGAAGCACAGGCTGTTAAGAAAATGACAGATATGCAAAACGGGCAGGTTATTAATTTTATTAAAGGCTTTCCTAGTGAAAATAGGCCTGCAATGCACACTGCAGTTCGAGATTTTTTTGAGCAATGTAATACTTCTTTAGAAGCAAAGCAAGCAACAGAGTTGGGGTATAAGGAATTAGAAAAACTTCGTTTCTTTTTAGATGAGATAGAAAAAAAATCTCAAATAACAACAGTTATTCAAATCGGCATCGGTGGTTCAGATTTAGGGCCTGAAGCGATTTATTTAGCTTTAGAAGCTTTTCATAAGCCAGATCGCAAAGTATATTTCTTGTCTAATATTGACCCAGATGAAGGCGCTCGTATTTTTCAACAAGTTGATCTAGAAAAAACCCTTGTTGTCGTAGTTTCCAAATCAGGAACTACCCTAGAAACTATGACAAATGAGCAATTTGCAAGAGAGAAGTTTAAGCAAGCAGGTCTTACTACAAAACATCACTTTGTAGCTGTAACGGGCAAGAGGAGTCCAATGGATAATAAAGAACAGTATATGGATTGTTTTTATATCTGGGATTATATCGGTGGCCGCTATTCTGTTACTTCTATGGTAGGTGCTTTTGTTTTAGCGTTTTCTTTAGGAATGGATCGTTTTTTAGATTTCTTAAAAGGAGCAAATGCTATGGATAAAATAGCTCTTGGCTCTGATCCTTATGCAAACTTGCCTTTAATGTCCGCCTTATTGGGAATATGGAACCGTAATTTTTTAGGATTTCCTACTACTGCAATCATTCCTTATTCACAAGCCTTATCTCGTTTCCCAGCTCACTTGCAGCAACTAGACATGGAATCTAATGGAAAAAGCATTGATAAAGCAGGGCATTTCGTTGAATATGATACAGGTCCCATTATTTGGGGAGAACCTGGTACAAATAGCCAACATTCTTTTTTCCAATCTATTCATCAAGGCACAACAGTTGTTCCTATTGAATTTATTGGATTTAAAGAAAATCAATATAAGGAAGATATTTTCTATCAACACACCACCTCCCAAGAAAAGTTATTAGCCAATTTATTTGCTCAATCTATAGCACTTGCAATTGGACAAAAAAGTGATAATCCTAATACTTTTTTTTCTGGTAATCGTCCTAATCGCATTTTATTAGCCGATAAATTAGATCCTTTTACAATGGGAGCTATTTTAGCTTTTTATGAACATAAAATTGTTTTTCAGGGTTTTATTTGGAATATCAACTCTTTTGATCAAGAAGGAGTGCAACTTGGCAAGAATTTAGCCTCAAAAATGCTTGAACAATTTTCCCTTCAAAGGCAAGGAAAATCAATGGATACAAAAGGGTTTCCTTTAGGAGTTGCTTATCTAGAACATTTGTCCTTTGGATCCTAA
- a CDS encoding HAD family hydrolase, whose protein sequence is MYKETTSFCPSIKMVLFDHDDTLVGTLKAKWAQHKYIAQTFYGKKLKNEELRFHWGKPLTLLLKLLYETDHVNIAMSYNIATRSKFPKTLFKDTISTLNALHSLGKKLGLVTATTRSNLEYDLKTLRIPSELFDYIQTEDDTVFHKPDSRVFDPALFWLAKQGIQPHEVLYVGDLLNDMIAARGAGIEFIGVGTGIFSVEEFKKHQAKGINRLSDLIDLFRNYDTCVV, encoded by the coding sequence ATGTATAAAGAAACAACTTCATTCTGCCCTTCCATTAAAATGGTTCTATTTGATCATGACGATACCTTGGTTGGGACTCTTAAAGCAAAATGGGCACAACATAAGTACATTGCACAAACATTCTATGGTAAAAAACTCAAAAATGAAGAACTGCGGTTTCATTGGGGAAAGCCTTTGACCTTATTACTTAAGCTGTTATATGAGACAGATCACGTTAACATAGCTATGTCTTATAATATAGCTACACGGAGTAAATTTCCCAAAACTCTATTTAAAGATACGATAAGCACTCTGAATGCCTTGCATAGTTTAGGAAAAAAATTAGGTCTTGTAACTGCCACCACCCGCTCTAATCTAGAGTATGACTTGAAAACATTAAGAATCCCTAGTGAGTTATTTGATTACATACAAACAGAAGATGACACAGTATTTCATAAACCTGATTCTCGTGTATTTGATCCTGCTCTTTTCTGGTTAGCTAAGCAAGGTATTCAACCTCATGAAGTGCTTTATGTAGGAGATCTTCTTAATGATATGATTGCAGCAAGAGGAGCAGGGATTGAGTTCATTGGTGTTGGAACAGGAATATTTTCTGTTGAAGAATTTAAAAAACATCAAGCCAAAGGAATCAATCGGCTTTCTGATTTAATCGATTTGTTTCGTAACTATGACACATGTGTAGTCTAG
- the trmB gene encoding tRNA (guanine(46)-N(7))-methyltransferase TrmB: MKPKDLKFPFSWDERKPLIFENILFVPQYYMNHREWGFINWYNSQVFKDQLPIHIEYCSGNGCWLIEKAKNHPEINWIAVEKKFERVRKIWSKMRNLSLTNILIVCGEALTFTKNYVADASFQKIYINFPDPWPKEKHAKNRLLQEPFLIELSKKAKPQTETIVATDHLDYVQQIVSAVSSSKKWDFSLKNPFYTNHWEGYGSSYFEQLWKAKGKQVYYLPFLNKR; encoded by the coding sequence ATGAAACCAAAAGATTTAAAGTTTCCTTTTTCTTGGGATGAAAGAAAACCTCTAATTTTTGAAAATATTTTATTTGTACCTCAATATTACATGAACCATAGAGAATGGGGTTTTATAAATTGGTACAATTCTCAAGTATTTAAAGATCAATTGCCTATTCATATTGAATACTGTAGTGGAAATGGCTGTTGGTTGATTGAAAAAGCAAAAAATCATCCTGAAATCAACTGGATTGCTGTTGAAAAAAAATTTGAAAGAGTGCGTAAAATTTGGTCTAAAATGCGTAATTTAAGCCTGACTAATATATTGATTGTTTGTGGTGAAGCTCTTACTTTTACAAAAAATTATGTGGCAGATGCAAGCTTTCAGAAAATCTATATCAACTTCCCGGATCCTTGGCCTAAAGAAAAACATGCAAAAAACCGCTTATTACAAGAGCCTTTTCTCATAGAACTAAGCAAGAAAGCCAAGCCACAAACAGAGACTATTGTCGCTACCGACCATCTAGACTATGTACAGCAGATTGTATCTGCTGTAAGTTCGAGTAAAAAATGGGATTTTTCTTTGAAAAATCCTTTTTATACCAATCATTGGGAAGGTTATGGCTCTTCTTATTTTGAGCAGTTATGGAAAGCAAAGGGCAAGCAAGTGTATTATTTACCTTTTTTAAATAAGAGATAA
- the recF gene encoding DNA replication/repair protein RecF (All proteins in this family for which functions are known are DNA-binding proteins that assist the filamentation of RecA onto DNA for the initiation of recombination or recombinational repair.) — MYLKHLILRNFRNHKETDFHFSALTNLIYGNNGQGKTSVLEAIYFLSTGRSFRTHNLSDLIREGQQYFYLEAHFIKDELPQKLQVYYDETTKRIQHNRTNYPKLANIIGILPSVLSYPNDLALIIGMPNERRRFLDIYLSQADPLYLHHLSRYYKAMKQRNYALRTQDIQTLSAWEQIMLPSALYLIDKRAELSSYLLDPAAEWLSLLSNKKDLLDIYYQSSLTKKDSSLLLKWEKNRHKDMLLKTTTLGPHREDLLFLLSGKQAKNFSSEGQKRSLVYALKLAQWNWMKKKIGYSPLLCIDDFGMQLDPKRQENLISCFSRFKQVFICSANAIKDKFPDTTHSFWVEKGAIS, encoded by the coding sequence ATGTATCTTAAACACCTTATTCTACGTAATTTTCGCAATCATAAGGAAACAGATTTTCATTTTTCTGCTTTGACTAATCTGATCTATGGAAATAACGGCCAGGGAAAAACAAGTGTTTTAGAAGCCATTTACTTTTTAAGCACTGGTCGTTCTTTTAGAACACATAACTTAAGTGATCTTATTAGAGAAGGCCAGCAGTACTTTTATCTCGAAGCTCATTTTATTAAGGATGAGCTTCCGCAAAAATTACAAGTTTACTATGATGAAACTACTAAACGCATCCAACACAATCGCACAAACTATCCAAAGCTAGCAAATATTATAGGAATCCTGCCTTCTGTTTTGTCATATCCTAATGACCTTGCTTTAATCATTGGAATGCCTAATGAAAGAAGACGTTTTTTAGATATTTACTTATCACAAGCAGATCCTTTATACCTGCATCACTTGAGTAGGTATTACAAAGCTATGAAACAACGCAATTATGCCTTGCGCACGCAAGACATACAAACCCTATCTGCATGGGAGCAAATTATGCTTCCCTCTGCCCTATATCTTATAGATAAAAGGGCAGAGTTGAGCTCTTATCTATTAGACCCAGCTGCAGAATGGTTATCTTTACTCTCTAACAAAAAAGATCTTTTAGATATTTATTATCAATCCTCTCTTACCAAAAAAGACTCCTCTCTTTTACTTAAATGGGAAAAAAATAGACATAAAGATATGCTTTTAAAAACAACTACCCTAGGACCTCACCGAGAGGATCTTCTTTTTTTACTATCTGGCAAACAAGCCAAAAATTTCTCTAGCGAGGGACAAAAGCGCTCTTTAGTCTATGCTTTGAAGCTCGCTCAATGGAATTGGATGAAAAAAAAGATAGGCTACTCTCCTCTCTTGTGTATCGATGACTTTGGAATGCAGCTAGATCCTAAAAGGCAAGAAAACCTTATCTCCTGTTTTAGTCGGTTTAAACAGGTATTTATTTGCTCAGCAAATGCAATTAAAGACAAATTTCCAGATACCACTCACTCCTTTTGGGTGGAGAAAGGGGCTATTTCATAA
- a CDS encoding HAD family hydrolase, producing the protein MSLNKKYHSAKAILFDYGDTLVGTLKAKWAQHKYIAQTFYGKKLKNDELRLHWGKPLTLLLKLLYETGHVDIPMSYNIATRSKFPKFLFKDTLKTLKILRGLGKKLGLVTATARYSLEYDLQTLNIPKGLFDYIQTEEDTIFHKPDLRVFDPALLWTAKQGIQPREVLYVGDLLNDMIAARGAGIEFIGVGTGIISVEEFKKHQAEGINRLSDLIDLFRNYDTCI; encoded by the coding sequence ATGAGTCTTAATAAAAAATATCATTCAGCTAAAGCTATCCTTTTTGACTATGGAGATACATTAGTTGGGACTCTTAAAGCAAAGTGGGCACAACATAAGTATATTGCACAAACATTCTATGGTAAAAAACTTAAAAACGATGAGCTACGACTTCATTGGGGCAAGCCTTTGACCTTGCTACTTAAGTTGCTATATGAAACAGGTCATGTTGATATACCCATGTCTTATAATATAGCTACACGAAGTAAATTCCCTAAATTTTTATTTAAGGATACTCTGAAAACTTTAAAAATTCTTCGTGGTTTAGGAAAAAAACTGGGTCTTGTAACTGCCACTGCTAGGTATAGTTTAGAGTATGATTTACAAACCCTAAACATTCCCAAAGGGTTATTTGATTATATACAAACAGAGGAGGATACAATATTTCATAAACCCGATCTTCGTGTATTTGATCCCGCTCTTCTTTGGACGGCTAAGCAAGGTATTCAACCCCGTGAAGTACTTTATGTAGGAGATCTTCTTAATGATATGATTGCAGCAAGAGGAGCAGGGATTGAGTTCATTGGTGTTGGAACAGGAATAATTTCTGTTGAAGAATTTAAAAAACATCAAGCTGAAGGAATCAATCGGCTTTCTGATTTAATCGATTTGTTTCGTAACTATGACACATGTATCTAA